Within the Catalinimonas niigatensis genome, the region CTGAGGCTGATTACTCTCTTTTCCCCTTTTTAATTTCTGAAAGGACGTCATCATTTGCGCATTGAATATGCGTGTATCTGAATTTTATTTCCCTAACAAATCAATTTTATGATGAAACATTTACTCAACAAGCCTTCATGGTTGTTTTTGCTGTTTGTTGTATCATTAGGTGCCATGGCGCAAGATCCCCTGACCTATACTGTACAGGGCACAGTGACAGATTCTTATGACGACCCTCTAATCGGTGCCACTGTACAGTTGGTAGGTACGAATGTGGGTACAGTGACAGATTTTAACGGGAATTATCAACTTACATTTTCTCGTAGACCAGGAAGTTATCAGCTAGCTTTTAATTATATCGGTTACGAAAGAGTCACTGAAAGCATTAGCCTGAGTGAAGACAATACACAGCTTACGCTTGACAAAAGACTGGACATGGATCTGATTGGCCTGAGTGAAGTAATTGTGACAGGGACTTCAGTAGCCACCAGCAAAAAGCAGTTGGGTAATGCCATCTCTACCGTGTCCGGAGAGAGTGTGTCTGAAGTGGGTGCTATTTCAGTGGACCAGGCACTGGCCGGAAAAGTGGCAGGAGCCTTAGTACAGCAAAACTCAGGTAGCCCGGCAGGTGGTATTTCTATTAGGTTACGTGGTGTCAGTACGCTGGCTGGCTCTTCTGATCCGCTGTACATTGTAGACGGTGTAATTATCAGCAACAGTTCTTCAGAATTGGTGGATCTGGGAGGAAGCGCACAAAACCGTTTGGTAGATATCAATCCCAACGATATAGAGCGAATTGAAGTCATCAAAGGTGCCGCCGCCGCCGCCATCTATGGCTCACGTGCCAATAATGGGGTAGTACAAATTTTCACCAAAAGAGGAGCACAGGGAGCAGCCAAAGTTACCTTCAGCACTTCACTACGCATTAATGAGCTTCGGAAAAAGATTGACATCAATGATGCTCCTATCGAGTTTGTCAATCCTACTGATCTGACTGATACGGAAACCAGAGCTGTTGAGCGTTATGATTATCAGGAGGATATATTCCGTACCGGCTACGGTACTGATAGCTACCTCAGTGTCACCGGGGGGAATGAGAACACTAAATATTTTGTTTCCGGCTCTTATTTCCTGAATCAGGGGATCATCCAAAATGCTGACTATAAGCGCTACAACGGTAGAATTCGCCTGGATCAGGTATTAAATGACTGGGCAAGCTTCTCCTTCGGCGCCAATTATTCATTAAGTAAAAGTAATGATGTGCCCAATGGAGGTATCAGTGCAGCATACGGAGCCCTCACCGGCTTTAGCTTTTCTAACAACATTCTGCCTTTAGTAGATGAAGAAACCGGATTGTATAACAATACCAACGCCAATGCCAATCCGCTGGAAGTCATTGAAGCGTACAATTTCAGCAATGAAACCAACCGTTTTATTGGAGACTTTCAACTCAATCTTTCGCCAATTGAGGGGCTTACAATAGATTATGTATTGGGCATTGATACCTATTCTTCCGTAGGTTTGGGGTTAATTCCCGAACCTAATACTACTGCAAATTACCCCACCGGCTTTTCACGTAGGGCTGACAGGAATTTCTTCCAGATGAATAATGACCTAAATATTGGTTATCAGACAGAGATTGTTCCCGGTATCCAATCCACCACTGCGCTGGGAGGAACTGTACAGTATGAGACAGTCAATAACATTGCATTAGAAAGCACCGATTTGCCTCCTTTTGTAGAAACCGCAGCTTCAGGCACCCTGAACGCCCGTGGAGAATCTCGCTTTGAAACCATCGTGCAAGGAGCCTTTTTACAGGAAACCATCGGTATACTGGATAAAGTATTCCTGACAGGTGCTATCCGGGTAGATGCTTCAAATTTATTTGCCGAAGAAGAGCGTACGCAGTTTTACCCTAAAGTAAGCGGAACGTATGTGATCTCTGAAGAAGATTTTTTCCAATCGGCCTTTGGTGATAATTTCAACCTACTCAAGTTCCGTAGTTCCTATGGTGAGGCTGGTAACCTTACGGGTATTGGTACTTTTGAACGCTTTACCAACCTCAACCCTACCGCCCTGGGCGGTATTACCGGATTGCTCCCCTCTTCTCAGCGAGGTACATTGGGCGTACGTCCTGAACGGCAGAAAGAATTTGAAGTAGGGGTAGATATGGGGATATTCAATAACCGCCTGGGCGTAGAGTTTACCTACTACACCAAAAATGTGGAAGACCTGCTGCTCAATCGCACGCTGGCCCCTACAACCGGCTTTACCAGCACCCGTCAGAATGTAGGTACCCTGGAGAATAAAGGGTTTGAAATATTAGTAAGAGGAGTGCCCGTGCAGACCGAAGATTTACTATGGTCGGTAACAGGTACATTAAGCCGCAATACCAATGTAGTAAGTGGAATAGAAGAAGACTTTATCCTGTTACCCGGCTCATTTGATCAGTCGGCTGTGCTTAATGATGAAGCGGTAGGGGTTTTTTTTACAACCTATCTGGCCCGCAACCCTGACGGAAGCTTATTGCTGGATGCAAATGGCTTGCCACAGCGTGAACGGTTGGGCCGTGAGAACGGGCAACCCAGCGGTGCACTGGATGAAAAAGTAATTGGCGATCCTAATCCGGCCTATTTCTGGTCGCTGATCAATGAAGTGGATTATAAAAAATTCAGCTTCAGAGTACAGTTTGACGCTATCCAGGGTTATGACATATTCAATTTTACTAGTAGGTTGCTGTCTTTCTACCCCTTTGGTGGCGGGCAGTTGTATGAAGATGAGCTTTTAGGAAGATTACCCAAGGGATACAATGCTGCTACTTTCAGCGCCTTTGATCGCCATATTGAAGATGGATCATTTGTGAAGTTGAGAGAACTTGCTTTAAGCTATAGCACAAGGCCGGAACTGCTGGGCATCAGTAACCTGAGGTTAAGTCTGGTAGGGCGGAACCTGCTATCATTTGACAACTATAGCGGATGGGACCCTGAAACCAACGCTGCCGGACAAAGCAACACCACCCGTGGTTTTGACTTCAACGAGGTACCCATACCCCGTACCTACTCTTTCCAACTTACTGCCACTTTCTAAACACTGAATCTATGAAATCTAAAATATATATCATTGGCCTGTTATTGATGCTGGCCACCGCCTGCGAAATGGACATTCCTAATCCTAATGCCGCGACAGAGGATGATGCGTTTAATAGTCGCCAAGGTTTGCTGGCTCTTTCAGCAGGAATGCGCCAATATTATTCTACCGCTGCTTTGAGCAGGATTATCGTTACGCCGGGAGTTACTGCCCGTGAACTGGGTGCCTATACAACTTTTGTGAATTATCTGAACCTGGAAGTAGGCGGCGATGCTATTGAAAACAACAATTCCTGGACCAGTGGCCTGTGGATACGTCTCTATCGGGTCATTAATATCGGGGAACAAATTATGGAAAACACCAACGAAACAGTAATCCAGGATGCTGAAACCCGTGCAGGAATACTGGCTCATGCCATGTTCTTTAAGGCCATCTCGTTGGGTACGCTGATCCAGAATTTTGAGGAAGTACCTATCAACACTGCCGAGGAAGGCAATGCCCCTTTTAGCAACCGTAGCGAAGTGCTCACTGAAGTGATCTCTTTGCTTACCGAAGCCCGCACGCTATTGGTAAATAATCCTCCGCCCGCCTCCTTTTATGATCAGATTGGCTCTACCCTGGATTTGTCTAATATGATCAATGCTTATCTGAGCCGTTATTATTTAGTTGCCGGCAACTATCAGGAAGCTATTGAGGCTGCCAATGCGGTAGACCTAAATTCTATTTCATATTTCGTCTATGACAGTGAGAACCCCAATCCGGTTTGGGAATTATTGGTAAACAGCAATGACTTCCGTCCGCTGGATAATTTTGGTCTGGATGCTTCGCAAGTAGACCCTACAGACGGGCGTTCTGATTTTTTCCTCGCCCCTCTGGACACTACTTCTGCCGAGCTACGCTTACCAGTTGAGGACTTGAGAGGTTATTTTAATGAGAGGACCGTTTCCATTCCAGTCTACCTGCCAGGAGAAGTGCTACTCAATAAAGCGGAAGCCCAGGCCAGACTAGATGATGTAGAGGCTGCGATCATTACCCTTAATGCGGTACGCACTAAAACAGACGATCCAACGGGCGTAAATGCCGGACTGACTCCCTATGCCGGACCTGTAAATGCTGAAGCTGTCCTGGAAGATATTTACTTTAATCGTGCCATTGAGCTCTTTCTTACTGGCATGAGGCTGGAAGATAGCCGTCGCTTCGGTCGGCCGGGACCCGGAAGTACGGAGCCTAGCCGGACGCGGAATTTTTACCCCTATCCTGATACGGAAAGAGCCAATAATCCTAACATACCGGATGATCCGGCTATCTGAGAAGAAGTGAGGTTAAAAACAAGCGGGAAGTGCATGATATGCACTTCCCGCTTTTGTTTATGATAAATATGCTATTTGCAAATGCCAAACTCTTTTTTGTTTTGCTTTAAAGCAGTCATTAAAAGTGTAAAGTCAAGAGACTCCCTTCAGCAATAGGCAATTTATATTGCTTCTCCTGCCGCTTCCAGATTTTCAAGTTCACTGATGGCCAGGACAATCTGGCTTCTGTGATCTTCCAGAAGTACGATGGTAGAATCATCCAGTCGTTCGCTTTTCAAAGCCTGATTGTAGTCTTTGAGGGCGGCTTCCTCACCACGGATACATTCATTAAGAATAGCCTCCTCTTCATTGTCTGAAAGGGCAGATTTAAAACTAATCCATGCCCGATGTAAGTCACTCATGGTGCTGCTGTCAGAAACAGGTTTTCCGCCCATCTCCAGAATTTCTTCTGCCAGATCAATGGCAAAGCCCTGTCGTATGTCCGCATTCTGTAATAGAAAATCACTTAGTCGGGCGTTCTTTACATTTTCTGCTGCACTACGATAGCCACGTTCTGCATCGTAGTTTTTTTCCAGTAAATCGTTAAGGATATTGATTTCTCTTTTATGCTCTTCCATGTCTAAAAAATTTAAGCGGTTGAAAAAATATGCTTTAAATAATTGCTCAGAACGAGGGAGGACACAAAAGGTTATCAATGATTATTCAAAGATTCTAATTCTTTTGAAATTTATAAAATTAAGCG harbors:
- a CDS encoding ferritin-like domain-containing protein, which encodes MEEHKREINILNDLLEKNYDAERGYRSAAENVKNARLSDFLLQNADIRQGFAIDLAEEILEMGGKPVSDSSTMSDLHRAWISFKSALSDNEEEAILNECIRGEEAALKDYNQALKSERLDDSTIVLLEDHRSQIVLAISELENLEAAGEAI
- a CDS encoding SusC/RagA family TonB-linked outer membrane protein; amino-acid sequence: MMKHLLNKPSWLFLLFVVSLGAMAQDPLTYTVQGTVTDSYDDPLIGATVQLVGTNVGTVTDFNGNYQLTFSRRPGSYQLAFNYIGYERVTESISLSEDNTQLTLDKRLDMDLIGLSEVIVTGTSVATSKKQLGNAISTVSGESVSEVGAISVDQALAGKVAGALVQQNSGSPAGGISIRLRGVSTLAGSSDPLYIVDGVIISNSSSELVDLGGSAQNRLVDINPNDIERIEVIKGAAAAAIYGSRANNGVVQIFTKRGAQGAAKVTFSTSLRINELRKKIDINDAPIEFVNPTDLTDTETRAVERYDYQEDIFRTGYGTDSYLSVTGGNENTKYFVSGSYFLNQGIIQNADYKRYNGRIRLDQVLNDWASFSFGANYSLSKSNDVPNGGISAAYGALTGFSFSNNILPLVDEETGLYNNTNANANPLEVIEAYNFSNETNRFIGDFQLNLSPIEGLTIDYVLGIDTYSSVGLGLIPEPNTTANYPTGFSRRADRNFFQMNNDLNIGYQTEIVPGIQSTTALGGTVQYETVNNIALESTDLPPFVETAASGTLNARGESRFETIVQGAFLQETIGILDKVFLTGAIRVDASNLFAEEERTQFYPKVSGTYVISEEDFFQSAFGDNFNLLKFRSSYGEAGNLTGIGTFERFTNLNPTALGGITGLLPSSQRGTLGVRPERQKEFEVGVDMGIFNNRLGVEFTYYTKNVEDLLLNRTLAPTTGFTSTRQNVGTLENKGFEILVRGVPVQTEDLLWSVTGTLSRNTNVVSGIEEDFILLPGSFDQSAVLNDEAVGVFFTTYLARNPDGSLLLDANGLPQRERLGRENGQPSGALDEKVIGDPNPAYFWSLINEVDYKKFSFRVQFDAIQGYDIFNFTSRLLSFYPFGGGQLYEDELLGRLPKGYNAATFSAFDRHIEDGSFVKLRELALSYSTRPELLGISNLRLSLVGRNLLSFDNYSGWDPETNAAGQSNTTRGFDFNEVPIPRTYSFQLTATF
- a CDS encoding RagB/SusD family nutrient uptake outer membrane protein, yielding MKSKIYIIGLLLMLATACEMDIPNPNAATEDDAFNSRQGLLALSAGMRQYYSTAALSRIIVTPGVTARELGAYTTFVNYLNLEVGGDAIENNNSWTSGLWIRLYRVINIGEQIMENTNETVIQDAETRAGILAHAMFFKAISLGTLIQNFEEVPINTAEEGNAPFSNRSEVLTEVISLLTEARTLLVNNPPPASFYDQIGSTLDLSNMINAYLSRYYLVAGNYQEAIEAANAVDLNSISYFVYDSENPNPVWELLVNSNDFRPLDNFGLDASQVDPTDGRSDFFLAPLDTTSAELRLPVEDLRGYFNERTVSIPVYLPGEVLLNKAEAQARLDDVEAAIITLNAVRTKTDDPTGVNAGLTPYAGPVNAEAVLEDIYFNRAIELFLTGMRLEDSRRFGRPGPGSTEPSRTRNFYPYPDTERANNPNIPDDPAI